In Paenibacillus dendritiformis, the DNA window CTGTACAATGGGGAAAAAGAGACGCGAAAGGATAAGACACCATGTCCGAACTTCACTCAACTCAATCGACATTTATCGATCGTAATCCAAAAAAGGGGCCGCGCCGGCTGCTTATCGCCGGAACCGGAAGCGGGACCGGAAAGACGACTGTCACCCTTGGATTAATGCGGGCGCTTACCCGTCAAGGCTGGAGGGTCCAACCGTTCAAATGCGGCCCGGACTATATCGACCCGACTTATCATACCGCCGTGTGCGGAGCAAGCTCCCGCAATCTGGACGAATGGATGTGCGGAACGGAAGCGATGCGGGCGACCTTCCTTCGCCATTCCGCCGCGGCGGATATCGCGCTTATCGAGGGCGTGATGGGGATGTACGACGGGCGCCGCGCCGACAGCGATGAGGGGAGCGCGGCTTCGATTGCGAAACATCTCGACTGCCCGGTGCTTCTCGTCATTGATGCGTCAGGCATGGGGCGGAGCGCCGCGGCGATCGTGCTTGGCTTCCAGCAGCTTGATCCCGAGGTTCGCCTGGCGGGCGTCATCGCGAACCGGGTCGGCAGCGAAGGCCACGGCAAGCTGATTCGCGAAGCGGTAGAGCAGGTGTGCGGCGTCCCGCTGGTGGGCTATGTGCTGCGGGAAGACGGATTGCAGGTGCCGGAGCGGCATCTCGGCCTCGTCCCGGCCGTGGAGCGGAGCGGGCTGGAGACGCTGTTCGACCGGATGGCCGACGCCGTCGCAGCGCATACGGATATGGAGACGCTGCTTCGGATCGCGACGGCCGGGGCGGCCAATAGGGTGGACACGGCCATCTGCGGCGGCGCCATGGAGCAGGCGAGCGGGATGCCCCAGCCCGCGGGTGAAGGGGACGAGGCGGGAGGCGCCGGAACGGGGGCGCCGGGCGGCGGAACGGAGCGACGGCTCCGGCTGGCGCTCGCTTATGATGCCGCCTTTCATTTCTATTACGCGGATAATCTCGAGATGCTCGAAGAGGCAGGCTTCGAGCTGGTGCGGTTCTCGCCGCTGCTGGACGAGCCGGTGCCCGAGGATGCCGACGGGCTCTATATCGGGGGAGGCTTCCCGGAGGCCTTTGCCGAGCAGTTGGCGCGATGCGGCCGGACGCTTGGTTCCATCCGGGAAGCCGTAGAGGCGGGCATGCCGACGTTCGCGGAATGCGGCGGGTACATGCTGCTGATGGAACGGCTTGTCACCGTCGATGGCGAAGTCCGGTCGCTGGCCGGTCTGCTTCCGGGCGAGACGCGGATGGGCACGAAGCTGGCGGCGCTTGGCTACCGGGAGGTAACCGGGACGGATGCCAACTTCCTGCTGCGGGGCGGCACGGCGAGAGGACATGAGTTCCATTATTCGACGATCGAGGAGCCTGAGGACGGGCCGAAGCAAGCTTATCCTCCGGCCTATCTGTCCCGGGGGAGAGCCGGGGAGAAGCCGGAAGGAGCGGTTCATCCGGCAGGACTTCCGCTCGTTGCCGGGTATACGCATCTTCATTTCGCGTCCAATCCGGAGATTGTGGCGAATTGGCGCGAGGCCTGTGTCGCATTTCGTCAAAAACGTATATAATGAATCAGTACGGGTCTAAAAATGTCAAGGCCGGTATACGATATCCAGCTAGCTATGCCGCGATTGCGGCAAGTGCCGACTAGCGCCAACTATATGTTGACATACTTCATGCATGTACGTATGCAATGAGCGAAAGGATTTGGAACCGATGTGTGGCATTGCCGGAATCTATCATTTTCATGATCAACAACCATCCGAACATCTCATTCGCAGCATGATGGATTTGATCCATCATCGGGGACCCGACGATGCGAAGCTGTGGATCGGCGACAGGGTCGGCCTGGGCTTCCGCCGGCTGTCCATCATTGACGTGGCGGAAGGCGCGCAGCCGCTGAGCAACGAGGATGATTCGGTATGGATTATTTTTAATGGCGAGATTTATAATTATTTGGAGCTGCGCGAGGATCTGCTCGGCCGCGGCCATCAGTTCAAAACCAATACAGATACGGAATGTATTCTGCACCTGTATGAAGAATACGGAACGAAGTGCGTCAACCATCTCCGGGGGATGTTCGGCTTCGCGATCTGGGATCGGAACAAGCAGGAGCTGTTCCTGGCCCGCGATCATTTCGGCATCAAGCCGCTGTATTATTACATGAACGACGAGATGCTCGTCTTCGGATCGGAGATCAAGAGCATTTTGGCCGTTCCGGGCGTGGCCCGTCAGGTCAATATGAATGGTTTTTACAACTATTTGACCTTCCAATACGTTCCCGATCCGGAGACGATGTACGCCGGAATCTACAAGCTGCCGCCGGCTCATTCGATGACGATTTCGCTGGGCGGGCAGCCGGTGATCGAGAAATACTGGGATCCGATGTTCGAACCGGTCGATCGACCGCTTGCTCAGGTTATCGACGAGATTCGCCATGTCATGCGCGATTCGGTAGAGCATCATCTGCACAGCGAGGTGCAGCGGGGCTGCTTCCTCTCGAGCGGCATCGACTCGACGATTACGTCCACGCTCATGCGTTCCATCGAACCGATCAAGACGTTCAGCGTCGGCTTCGAGGGGCCGAACAATGAGACGATTATCGCCCGCGATACGGCTCGGCAGATCGGTACCGAGCACTATGATCGGATCATTACGCAGGAGATGTATTTCGACGCCGTGCCGCGCGCGATCTGGCATCTGGACGAGCCTGTAGCCGATCCGTCCGCGATCGCGCTGTACGAGGTCGCGCGGCTGGCGAAGGAGCATGTTACGGTCGTGTTGTCCGGGGAAGGCGCGGACGAGCTGTTCGGCGGCTATCGCATCTACCGCGAGCCGCATTCCTTGCGCTATCTGTCCTGGATGCCGGAAGGAATGCAGCGCGTCGTGAACAAGATGGTGCGCGCCGTACCATTCTCTTTCTACGGGAAAAATTACTTGCTGCGGGGAACGACTCCGCTGGAGGAGCGCTTCCTGGGCAATGCCAATATCATGACCGACGATGCGAAGGCGGAACTGCTGCGCGTCGGCGCCGAAGAGATAGCGGCCTACCAGAAGCCGTTCGATATCGCTCGCCGCTATTATGATCGCACCCGCCATCTCGATCCGGTATCGCGGATGCAATATATCGATATGAATCTGTGGATGCCGGGCGACATTTTGATGAAGGCGGACAAGCTGACGATGGCGCATTCGCTGGAGCTGCGCGTCCCGTTCCTGGATCGCAAAGTATTTGACGTCGCCCGCACGATCCCTGCTTCCTACCGGATTGCCGAGAAGACGACGAAGTATGCGCTGCGCAAAGCGATGGAGGGCATTATTCCGGATTCGGTGCTTCACCGGCCGAAGCTCGGCTTCCCTGTCCCGATGCGCGATTGGCTGCGCACGGAGCGGGCCGGCATCATGTGGGAGGAACTGGCCGCCAGCGGCATCGATCCGCTCGTCAATCTGAGCGCGGTGGAAGAAATGTTCCGCCGCCACCGGAACGGCCAAGGCGACTATTCCCGCAAAATTTGGGTGCTGTACGTGTTCGGACTCTGGTATCGGACGTATATGCGCAAGCAATAGTCCGGACTGGCGTAAAGAATATGATGAATTGAAAAGGGCGTTTCTCCTTGGAGAGGCGCCCTTTCTTGGTGAGCCGCCGTATGCGTCAGGGCTCCATGTTTCTGGCATTGAAGCCGTATGGTGCGCAATGGACGGCTTTCAGCTTGCCGTTGTCGAAGTTGACCCGAAGTCACGAGCACACAAGATGCATGGCATGAAGCCAGTGCATCGTCGTATAAAAAATGCAAGCTGCAGGCCGGTCTTTCCTCGGAGATATGGCTTGCAGCTTGTTGTCTCTAGGCGGGCTGAGCGGAATTTCGGTCCGCCCCTTCCTGGGCAGGGTCCGGTTGGCGTCTCCGGCCTGGGCCTGGGCCGTCGCGGGAGATGCGGCCGTTGCCGATGAGCAAGGAGATCACGATGCCGGCGATAATGAACCCGAGTCCCGTCAAAAAGACGGACGAAAAGGAAGCCGACCACGCTTCCTTGAGCGTGTCGAGCACGGCGGCTTTGGCTTCGCCTTCGAGCGGCAGCATCGCCGGGTTGATCAGAAGCTGATAGAGCGTGTTCGAATCCGTCCCGATCCGCTCAAGGACCGCCTGCGTTGTCGGATCGGCGGTCTGCATGGCTGCGGTCATATTTCTTGCGATATCAGCGTTCATGATGACGTTGAAGAGCGTGGTGCCGATGGTGCTCCCGATGGAACGGAAGAAGGTCGTCGCCGAGGTGACGGTTCCGAGCTTCTCCCGGGGGAACGCGTTCTGGACGACGATGGTAATGAGCGGCATGACCAGGCCCATGCCGAAGCCGAGCACCATCATGAACCCGTAGGCCGTAAACGGAGTCGTATGAATGCCCATGGTGGACATGAGCAGGAAGCCCAGGGCGCTGATCACCATCCCGGAAGCCATGACGGCGCGGTAAGGGAGCTTGAGCACAAGCCGGCCGCCGAGCACGCTGGCGATGATGAGGGCAATCATCATCGGCGTCATGGTGGAGCCCGCCTGAGTCGGCGTCACCCCGAGGACGCCCTGCATGAACATGGGCACGAACATAATCGCGCCGAACATTCCGAGTCCGACCAGGAAGCCGAGCCCGACCGCGACATTGAAGACGCGGCTGCGGAACAGCGACATGTCGATAATCGGATCGGCCGCGCGGTGCTCGATCGGAATGAAGACGAGGAAGAGCCCCAGGGCCGTGCCGAAAATAAACAGGCTGTAAGGGGAGGTCCAGGCATATTTCGCGTGATCGAGCGACAGGCCGTACAGCAGCAGCACGATTCCCGGAATGAGCGTGAAGATGCCGAGCCAGTCGATATGCACCTTTTTGTTTTTGTCGCGCGGGCTGCTCATCGATTTCATCCCGATGAAAATGAGCGCGGTCGAGACGAGGCCGAAGGGGACGTTGATGAGAAAGATCCAGTGCCAGCTGATATGATCGACGATCAAGCCGCCGAGAAAGGGTCCGACGATGGAGCTGAGCCCGAAAATGGCCCCGAATACCCCCTGCCATTTCGCCCGCTGGGCGGGGGTGAACATCATCCCGATAATCGTCTGGGACATCGGCATCAGCAGCCCGCCCCCGATCCCTTGAATAGCGCGGTAACCAATCAGCTGTCCCATGTTGACCGCCGTAGCGCACAGAAATGAACCGATGACGAAAATAATCCATCCGGCCAAATAAATAAACCGGCTTCCGAACAGATCCGCCAGCTTGCCGGAGAGCGGGATGACGGTGGTCGAACAGATCATGTACGCCGTCGTCACCCAGGCGAAGATGGCGAAGCCGCTAAGTTCCTTAATAATGGTCGGCATGGCCGTGCCGACGACGGTCTGTTCGAGCGAGCTGAAAAACATACCCATAATGAGACCGATGAGAACCATGCTGCGCCGGGATTTCCCTATATCTTCTACCGCCATGACTGGGCTCCTTTCCATGACGCGGCGGCGTCTTTGAAGAGGGCTGCGCCGCGCTTGCTCCGTCTTTACTTTCTTCGGGTTAAGCGGTATGATGCTTATTGAATTTTTCGATGTGCGGGCAACGAAAGCCCCGCTGCTCTTCCCGATCTGTATTAAGTTGGTTTGGGCCTTGAGAATTTATGCGTCCGTTGCCGGTTCGAAAGCCGGGAAGCTTGTTCGGCGGGCGCTGGCAAGAGAAAGGGGGAGGACTTATGAGCTGGCTGCTTCGCATCGACCCCTTGACGAAGGGTGTCTGGCTGCTTAGCACCGGATTGGCCGTGATGATCAGCATGAAAGTGGAGTGGCAGGCCGTGTGGTTCCTTGCCGTTCTGGTTATCGCCCTGACCGGAAGCGGGTGGACGGCCCAGCGTTGGAAGCTGGTCCTGTTAGCGATCGGCGGATTCGCCCTGCCGCTTCTGCTGTTCCAGTGGCTGGTCCTCCCGGGCGACACGCCGTGGGTCACCGTTGGGAAGCTGGCCTTGACGAGGGAGGCCGGCCTCCAGTCGGCCGCGCTGACGCTCAGGGCGATGACGTTGTTCCTGTCATCGCTCGTCTATGCGGGGACGACGGCGCCGCGCGATGTCGTCCTCGCCATGTCCCGCTACTTGCGGCTGCCGGACCGCTTCGCGTACGCGGCCGCGATTGCGCTGCGCTTCGTGCCGATTCTGCTGGCCGAGACGGCCCGCATCCGGCACGCCGAGCGCCTGCGCCGCCTCGTTCCGCCGCATAGCCCGGAGGAACGTCTTGAGCGGCTGCAGCGCGTTATCGCGGGAGCGGCGGCGCACACGCTCCGCCGCGTGCAGGACATTGCCACGGCGATGGAGGCGAAGCGGTTCGGCGCCGCTCCGCGCACGTATCGGCGCCGTCTCGTCTTCCCGGTCCCGGGTATCGGACTGGCCTTGGCCTCGGCGCTGGGAGCCTCCGCCACATGGTGGTTCGGCTAAGCGGGCCGCCATCCTTGCGGCCCAGGGGCTGCACACCGGGCGCCGGCAGGGCCGCTTTTTTACTTGCATTTCCAGCGCATGGCTTGTAACGTGTATAGAGGAAAAGGATGCCGCACCATCCGCCCTTCCGCAAAAGGGAGAACGTAAGGGAGAGTTGATCACAGATGACATCATCCAACACGCGAATTTGGCATTCGTTGACCTTGAGCGAATGGGTGCTCATGGCGCTGCTGGCCGCGGCGAACGGGGTGCTGACGAGCGGCTTGTCCTGGCTGAACAAGCTGCTGCACTCGTTGGGCGGACCGATGCTGACGTCATCCATCGTCGGGTTATATATGATTTACGGCCTGCTGGCCGCCTATATTATTCGCAAGCCGGGCGCGGCGATCTTCACCTACGCGCTTGGCGCCGTCGTGCAGATTCTTGTTGGCACCGCCTACGGAGCTTGGGCGGCGATTGCGGCCGCGCTCTGCTACGGCATCGCCATCGAGCCGCTGCTGTATCTGTTCCGGTACCGGCGCTACGACTGGGGAGCCATGAGCTTTATCGGTTTGGCGGCGGTTCCGATTTGGTTCGTCGTCTCGGCCTTCATGTTCGGGTACATTTATTATGAGACGTGGGTATTGATCGCGACGCTTGCGGTCCGCTGCCTCAGCGGCCTTCTGCTCTGCGGGGCATTGACGAAGCTGATCGGCGATCGGCTGGCGTCCGCGCGGGCGCTTCGCCCGTTCGCTCTGGGGAAGGCCAGCCGCGAGCCGCGGGAATAGGAGGCTTTCACGATGGGATTTCTGCGTGAAGAGGTCATGCGCATCGAGCGCGTGACCTTTACCTATTTGGGCGCGGACGAGCCGGCCCTTCGCCATTGCAGCTTCACGCTGCGCCGGGGCGATATCGTCTATATCGCCGGAGCGAATGGGAGCGGCAAGACTACGCTGTGCAAGCTGCTGGCCGGCGTCATGCAGCCCCATGAAGGCGCGCTTCAAGGGAAGACGGCGACGCCGGAGGGCCAGCCGCCCGCCTCGGCCGGCTTGGCCTTGCAGGATGCCGATTCCCAGCTTATCCTCGGCACGGTAGAGGACGAGCTTGCCTTCTCCCCGGAAAATATGGGGCTGCCTGCAGATGAGGTCATGCGCCGGGTCGAGGAGCAGCTGGAAGCGTTCGGGCTTGAACCGCTCCGGGAGGCGCCGATCACGGAGCTGTCTGGGGGAGAGAAGCAGCGGACGGCTATGGCGGCGGTGATGGCGATGGAGCCGGAGGTGCTCATCCTGGATCAGGCATGGAGCCATCTGGATGCGGCTTCCCGGGAGCGGCTCCTGCAGACGCTTCGCGCAGGGCGGCACGCCGGGCGAACGGCGGTGCTCGCCGGAGCCCGGGTGGAGGATTGGATTAGGAAGTTGCCCGGTGTGCGGCTGCTTCTGCTCGAGGAAGGACGCATCATCTATGATGGCGGACTCGAGGAACCGGAAGCGGCGGCGGCTCTGGACAAGTTGGAGACGCCCAACGCGGCCCTCCCGTCCGCGCCGCCATTCCCCGCCCTGCCGAATGCGCCGAATGAAAGAGCGGATGAAGTAAACAGGGCGGAGCCTCTGTCTGGAGAGCATCGAGAGGAGCCGCCTGTGCTGGAAGTGAAGAACCTGTCGTTCCGGTATGGGAAAAGACGGAAGGACAACGCCGGCTCGAACGGCCGGGAACGAGCGCTTGACGACGTATCGTTCGCGCTGTATCCGGGCCAGTGCCTGCTTCTCCGCGGACCGAACGGAGCAGGCAAGTCCACCTTGTTCAAGCTGCTGACGAAGGGCATGCCGCGGCCAACGGGACGCATGTCCGGAGAGATTCGGCTGGCCGGGCAGCCGCTGCCGCGCTTCTCCGTCTATGAACTGGCCCGCTTGATCGGGTATGTGCCGCAGCAGCCGGAAGCCGGGCTGCTCGCCCGCACCGTGGAAGAGGAAGCGCTCGAAGCGGCCGCTATGGCTTGGCGGAGCGGCCGCTTGACCGTTCCGGTCCCGCCGGCGCAGGCCAAGCGGGAGGATGCGGTTGCGGCGATGGCAGAGGATCTGCTTCGTGCCACGGGCCTGTCCCGTTACCGCCGCCGTCATCCTCACGATCTGCCTGCCGGCGCTATGCGGCTGCTCTGCGTGGCGCTGGCCGGCCTGCACCGGCCCGCCGTGCTGCTGTTGGATGAGCCGACAGCGGGGCTTGATGCCCGGAGCGCCGCCTTGATACGCGACTGGTGCTTTGGGCAGGCAGGGCGGGGCTGCGGCTTGATGGTTATCACCCATGATGAGATATGGGAGGGGGCCGCCCATCCGCGGTTGGTCGTGGCTTCTCTGGAGGCGGGACGCTGGCTTGGCGCGGACGTGCGGCGGATCGCAGGAGCGGACCAACATTAAGGAGCCGCGCGGTTCGCAGCCCGGACAGGGCATGATAAGATAGACAATAGCGGCAGCATGCGCTGCAATATACAGCACCAATTTCATTGGAAGCGGAGAGCAAGCGACAGAGAAGGGGAATGAAGCAATGGGAAGCACTGCAACGATGCAGGCCGGGCGCGAACGGAAGCTCGTGACCCTGGCCTTGTTATTGTCTACGTTTTTGGCGGCGATTGAGGTTACGGTCGTCAGCACCGCGATGCCGCAGATCGTCTCCGATCTGGGCGGACTCAAGCTCATCAGCTGGGTCTATTCCGCCTATTTGCTGACGACGGCCATCTCGACGCCCTTGTTCGGGAAGCTGGCCGATCTGTTCGGCCGCAAAAAGATCTTTATTTTCGGCTCTATTTTATTTGTCGGCGGCTCCATGCTGTGCGGCTTATCCTCCAATATGACGCAAATGATTCTGTTCCGGGCTATTCAGGGGATCGGTGCCGGCGCGGTTATGCCCGCCACCTTCACCATCGTGGCGGACATCTTCACTCTGGAGGAACGCGCCAAAATCCAGGGGCTCTTCAGCTCCATCTGGGGCATAGCCGGTCTGGTCGGCCCGTTGGTCGGCGGATTTTTTGTCGATTCCCTGTCCTGGCACTGGATCTTTTTCTTCAACGTCCCCTTCGGCATTGTCTCCGTATGGATGATCGCCAAGCTGTTCCATGAGAAGGTGGAGAAGAAGGACAAGCCGATTGATTACGCCGGAGCGGCGACCTTCTCGATCGGGATGACGGCCTTATTGTTCGCCATCATCACAGGCGGGCAGAACATTGCCTGGACCTCCCCTTGGATGTTCGCTCTGCTCGGCTTGTCTGCGGTGTTCCTCATCTGGTTCTACCGTATCGAAAAAACGGCGCAGGAACCGATGGTTCCGTTCCAGCTGTTCCGCATTAGGGACATCGCCATCTCCAATCTCGTCGGTTTCCTGGTCAGCAGCGTGCTGATTGGCATCAATTCGTACATGCCGCTCTGGATTCAGGGCGTCATGGGACATAGCGCAACCAGCTCCGGCATGGCGCTGACGCCGATGTCCATCGGCTGGCTTATCGGCTCGATTATCGGAGGCCGCATGCTGATCAAGAGCGGCCCGCGGCTGACCTCCTCTATCGGCATGACGCTCATTGCCGCCGGATCGATATGGCTGGCTTTCATTACGGGCGCCACGTCGATGTGGGTCATCGTCGCGCTGATGACGGTATCGGGGCTCGGCTTCGGGTTCTCGATTACCGTGTTCACGATTATCGTCCAGTCCTCGGTCGATTGGAATATGCGCGGAGCTTCCACGGCGCTGAACACGTTCGTGCGCACGCTCGGACAGACCATCGGAATCGCGGCGCTCGGCACCTTCCTCAATGAACGCATTGCGTCGATGGTCAGACAAGCCGGACCGGATGTCGCTTCGCGCATTTCGGACGATGATCTGAACAAGCTGTTGAACCCGGAGAGCGCCAGCCAACTGGCTCCGGATGTCATGAACAGCCTGCGCACGTTCCTGGAGACGGGGCTCGAGAACGTCTTCCTCGCGATGGCCGCGGTCTCCATCATCTGCCTCGGTTGCACCTTGCTGATGCCGAAGGGCAAGCTGAACAACAAATAGAACAGATTGGACCGTCCCTTAAAGGGGCGGTTTTTTTTGTGCCTAAATAGCGGATTTATGGGTACAGGTCTAGCCCAGATACTGGGCTAGAGTCTAATAATAGACTGGCCTGGCGGTCATTACTTGGAATAATATAGCTCCCTATAATGAGGAAAAGAGGAGGTTACGGAATGAACAAATCGTCGGCTAAATAAATGCAACGGAGACATAGCCGGCCGATAAAAACAGTGGATAAGGAGAATGGAAAGTGAAAAAGGCAAGCCTTATCGTTTTAACCGCAATCCTATTTCTTATGTCAGCGGTACCCGCTTTTGCAAAGGAAACGGAGAAAGCCGCTAATCAAGAGCTGGAGAACGTTCGGGCGTTTGCCAAGCTATATGGATATGTCAGATTCTTCCACCCGAGCGATGAAAATGAGATGATCGACTGGAATCGTTTTGCCATTCATGGAGTAATCCAAGTAAGGGCTGCCAAAACAAAAGATGAATTAACAACAACATTGCAGGAGCTTTTCTATCCGATCGCTCCGACGATGAAACTTACGAAGCAAGACAACGCAAGTCGGCTCAGCCCGCCTGCACAAGCCCAAAATTTGACTGCTTGGCTACACATTGGCGTCGGATTGAACAATCCTGTATACAAGAGTTTACGGCTGCAATCTGACGATTCTAGCAAGCTTGCTTTCATCATCGGTGAATTGAAGCTTACGGATCAGGTTCTGCAGGCAGGGGAAACGGTTGCCAAGCAGATTACTCCGGATGTATATGCACACATTCCTCTGGTGTTATACCGGGACGATAAGGGAACGATCGGCGCCACACCGAAATCGGCACACGCTATGAAGCAGCTTCAACAGCAACTGGCGAGCATCGATCTATCCAAAGCTTCAATAGATGATAAAAATGTCCGCTTGGCAAACATCGTTATCACTTGGAATGTTCTTCAGCATTTTTATCCTTATTTCGATGTAGTCAAGGTCGATTGGGAGCAAGCGTTAACAAAGACGCTGGAGCAAAGCTTGATAGACAGCACAGCAGATCAGTTTTTTCAAACCATCAGAAAAATGTTAGAGAAAACCCAAGATGGGCATAGCTTGGTTCAACAAATAAATCAGACCCGTGAGCAGGCTTACCTTCCTTTAAGCGTTCAATGGATTGAAGAGCAAGTGGTCATATCGAACGTGAGAGAAGGCATCGATCTGAAACCGGGAGATATCATCGTAAATATTGACGGGAAAAGCGCCACAACCTATTTTAAGCAACTGGAAAAATATATTTCCGGCACAACGCAGTTGAAACGGTGGAGAGCGGCCGAACAATTTGTGGCCGGGAAGATCGGAAAGAAAGCAACACTGACGGTTCAACGCGAAGAAAATAGATTTAACATCTCTATTCCTTTCTCGGGCAAAGATAAAGTGGTCGATGAATTTATTCGTCCTGTCTCTATTGAAAAAGTCGGAGACGAAATATATTACGTTAATACAGCACAGGTAACGCCTGACCTATTTAAGGAGAAGCTGAATGAGCTGGCCAATGCAAAAGGAGTTATCTTCGATTTAAGAGGATATCCCGCTCAGAGCGAAATTATTCACCTTCAAATGTTGTCCTATTTAAGCGATCGGCAGATGACATCGCCAAAATTCGATATACCTATATTTGTATACCCGGACCACGACCAAAGAAACGACTCTTACCTCAACCTGCAATCGACAATTGAACCTTTGCAACCAACATTCAAAGGGAAGATCGTATTTCTTGCCTATGGCGCCTCCCTTAGCGCAGTAGAAGCGACAATGGGTGTCGTTGAACATTATCGATTAGGAGAAATCGTCG includes these proteins:
- a CDS encoding cobyrinate a,c-diamide synthase; this encodes MSELHSTQSTFIDRNPKKGPRRLLIAGTGSGTGKTTVTLGLMRALTRQGWRVQPFKCGPDYIDPTYHTAVCGASSRNLDEWMCGTEAMRATFLRHSAAADIALIEGVMGMYDGRRADSDEGSAASIAKHLDCPVLLVIDASGMGRSAAAIVLGFQQLDPEVRLAGVIANRVGSEGHGKLIREAVEQVCGVPLVGYVLREDGLQVPERHLGLVPAVERSGLETLFDRMADAVAAHTDMETLLRIATAGAANRVDTAICGGAMEQASGMPQPAGEGDEAGGAGTGAPGGGTERRLRLALAYDAAFHFYYADNLEMLEEAGFELVRFSPLLDEPVPEDADGLYIGGGFPEAFAEQLARCGRTLGSIREAVEAGMPTFAECGGYMLLMERLVTVDGEVRSLAGLLPGETRMGTKLAALGYREVTGTDANFLLRGGTARGHEFHYSTIEEPEDGPKQAYPPAYLSRGRAGEKPEGAVHPAGLPLVAGYTHLHFASNPEIVANWREACVAFRQKRI
- a CDS encoding ABC transporter ATP-binding protein; protein product: MGFLREEVMRIERVTFTYLGADEPALRHCSFTLRRGDIVYIAGANGSGKTTLCKLLAGVMQPHEGALQGKTATPEGQPPASAGLALQDADSQLILGTVEDELAFSPENMGLPADEVMRRVEEQLEAFGLEPLREAPITELSGGEKQRTAMAAVMAMEPEVLILDQAWSHLDAASRERLLQTLRAGRHAGRTAVLAGARVEDWIRKLPGVRLLLLEEGRIIYDGGLEEPEAAAALDKLETPNAALPSAPPFPALPNAPNERADEVNRAEPLSGEHREEPPVLEVKNLSFRYGKRRKDNAGSNGRERALDDVSFALYPGQCLLLRGPNGAGKSTLFKLLTKGMPRPTGRMSGEIRLAGQPLPRFSVYELARLIGYVPQQPEAGLLARTVEEEALEAAAMAWRSGRLTVPVPPAQAKREDAVAAMAEDLLRATGLSRYRRRHPHDLPAGAMRLLCVALAGLHRPAVLLLDEPTAGLDARSAALIRDWCFGQAGRGCGLMVITHDEIWEGAAHPRLVVASLEAGRWLGADVRRIAGADQH
- a CDS encoding MDR family MFS transporter; this encodes MGSTATMQAGRERKLVTLALLLSTFLAAIEVTVVSTAMPQIVSDLGGLKLISWVYSAYLLTTAISTPLFGKLADLFGRKKIFIFGSILFVGGSMLCGLSSNMTQMILFRAIQGIGAGAVMPATFTIVADIFTLEERAKIQGLFSSIWGIAGLVGPLVGGFFVDSLSWHWIFFFNVPFGIVSVWMIAKLFHEKVEKKDKPIDYAGAATFSIGMTALLFAIITGGQNIAWTSPWMFALLGLSAVFLIWFYRIEKTAQEPMVPFQLFRIRDIAISNLVGFLVSSVLIGINSYMPLWIQGVMGHSATSSGMALTPMSIGWLIGSIIGGRMLIKSGPRLTSSIGMTLIAAGSIWLAFITGATSMWVIVALMTVSGLGFGFSITVFTIIVQSSVDWNMRGASTALNTFVRTLGQTIGIAALGTFLNERIASMVRQAGPDVASRISDDDLNKLLNPESASQLAPDVMNSLRTFLETGLENVFLAMAAVSIICLGCTLLMPKGKLNNK
- the asnB gene encoding asparagine synthase (glutamine-hydrolyzing), with product MCGIAGIYHFHDQQPSEHLIRSMMDLIHHRGPDDAKLWIGDRVGLGFRRLSIIDVAEGAQPLSNEDDSVWIIFNGEIYNYLELREDLLGRGHQFKTNTDTECILHLYEEYGTKCVNHLRGMFGFAIWDRNKQELFLARDHFGIKPLYYYMNDEMLVFGSEIKSILAVPGVARQVNMNGFYNYLTFQYVPDPETMYAGIYKLPPAHSMTISLGGQPVIEKYWDPMFEPVDRPLAQVIDEIRHVMRDSVEHHLHSEVQRGCFLSSGIDSTITSTLMRSIEPIKTFSVGFEGPNNETIIARDTARQIGTEHYDRIITQEMYFDAVPRAIWHLDEPVADPSAIALYEVARLAKEHVTVVLSGEGADELFGGYRIYREPHSLRYLSWMPEGMQRVVNKMVRAVPFSFYGKNYLLRGTTPLEERFLGNANIMTDDAKAELLRVGAEEIAAYQKPFDIARRYYDRTRHLDPVSRMQYIDMNLWMPGDILMKADKLTMAHSLELRVPFLDRKVFDVARTIPASYRIAEKTTKYALRKAMEGIIPDSVLHRPKLGFPVPMRDWLRTERAGIMWEELAASGIDPLVNLSAVEEMFRRHRNGQGDYSRKIWVLYVFGLWYRTYMRKQ
- a CDS encoding energy-coupling factor transporter transmembrane component T family protein, producing MSWLLRIDPLTKGVWLLSTGLAVMISMKVEWQAVWFLAVLVIALTGSGWTAQRWKLVLLAIGGFALPLLLFQWLVLPGDTPWVTVGKLALTREAGLQSAALTLRAMTLFLSSLVYAGTTAPRDVVLAMSRYLRLPDRFAYAAAIALRFVPILLAETARIRHAERLRRLVPPHSPEERLERLQRVIAGAAAHTLRRVQDIATAMEAKRFGAAPRTYRRRLVFPVPGIGLALASALGASATWWFG
- a CDS encoding ECF transporter S component translates to MTSSNTRIWHSLTLSEWVLMALLAAANGVLTSGLSWLNKLLHSLGGPMLTSSIVGLYMIYGLLAAYIIRKPGAAIFTYALGAVVQILVGTAYGAWAAIAAALCYGIAIEPLLYLFRYRRYDWGAMSFIGLAAVPIWFVVSAFMFGYIYYETWVLIATLAVRCLSGLLLCGALTKLIGDRLASARALRPFALGKASREPRE
- a CDS encoding MDR family MFS transporter, which codes for MAVEDIGKSRRSMVLIGLIMGMFFSSLEQTVVGTAMPTIIKELSGFAIFAWVTTAYMICSTTVIPLSGKLADLFGSRFIYLAGWIIFVIGSFLCATAVNMGQLIGYRAIQGIGGGLLMPMSQTIIGMMFTPAQRAKWQGVFGAIFGLSSIVGPFLGGLIVDHISWHWIFLINVPFGLVSTALIFIGMKSMSSPRDKNKKVHIDWLGIFTLIPGIVLLLYGLSLDHAKYAWTSPYSLFIFGTALGLFLVFIPIEHRAADPIIDMSLFRSRVFNVAVGLGFLVGLGMFGAIMFVPMFMQGVLGVTPTQAGSTMTPMMIALIIASVLGGRLVLKLPYRAVMASGMVISALGFLLMSTMGIHTTPFTAYGFMMVLGFGMGLVMPLITIVVQNAFPREKLGTVTSATTFFRSIGSTIGTTLFNVIMNADIARNMTAAMQTADPTTQAVLERIGTDSNTLYQLLINPAMLPLEGEAKAAVLDTLKEAWSASFSSVFLTGLGFIIAGIVISLLIGNGRISRDGPGPGRRRQPDPAQEGADRNSAQPA